A stretch of Gymnodinialimonas phycosphaerae DNA encodes these proteins:
- a CDS encoding head maturation protease, ClpP-related has product MKSWYTIRARASGTEVLIYDEIGAYGVTAKGFLAELGALPDDAAIDLRLNSPGGSVFDAVAIYNALKRHAGEITVWIDGIAASAASYIGMAGDTIIMPENAFLMIHDPSGLVMGTAEDMRATAEALDKVKGSLIQGYAAKSGKPDEEIAALMAAETWLDAKDALDLGFIDRIAEPVKLAASSDVARFRNAPPEVVEAASEGGEPAAPEPQFEGVAEANTLPDPEHPAAEAPTMAAYETTTADTATVRAEAIAHARAVIDLCRLAGQPQMAGWFLEEDVGLDEVRNRLLAAKADVTPDITAAHAQPGRAAATQSWGDVIARTFKTKG; this is encoded by the coding sequence ATGAAATCCTGGTATACGATCCGTGCCCGTGCCTCGGGCACTGAAGTGCTGATCTATGACGAAATCGGCGCCTACGGCGTCACGGCGAAAGGCTTTCTGGCTGAACTGGGCGCGCTGCCCGATGATGCCGCGATTGATCTGCGCCTCAACAGCCCCGGCGGCTCAGTCTTTGACGCGGTCGCCATTTACAACGCGTTGAAGCGCCATGCGGGCGAGATCACCGTCTGGATCGATGGGATCGCGGCCTCGGCGGCAAGCTACATCGGCATGGCGGGTGATACCATCATCATGCCGGAAAACGCTTTCCTGATGATCCACGACCCCTCGGGGTTGGTCATGGGCACGGCCGAGGACATGCGCGCCACGGCTGAGGCGCTCGACAAGGTCAAAGGCAGCCTGATCCAAGGCTATGCCGCGAAATCAGGCAAACCTGACGAAGAGATTGCCGCCCTGATGGCAGCCGAGACTTGGCTCGATGCCAAGGATGCACTGGATCTCGGCTTTATCGACCGAATTGCCGAGCCTGTGAAACTTGCTGCGTCCTCCGATGTGGCGCGCTTCCGCAACGCACCGCCGGAAGTGGTCGAGGCAGCAAGCGAGGGAGGCGAGCCTGCAGCCCCTGAGCCCCAGTTCGAGGGTGTTGCAGAGGCCAACACCCTACCTGACCCCGAACATCCGGCTGCGGAGGCGCCAACCATGGCCGCATATGAGACCACTACTGCCGACACCGCGACGGTGCGTGCAGAGGCCATCGCCCATGCGCGTGCCGTGATCGATCTTTGCCGCCTCGCGGGTCAACCGCAGATGGCGGGCTGGTTCCTCGAAGAAGACGTGGGTCTCGATGAGGTCCGCAACCGCCTTCTCGCGGCAAAGGCCGACGTCACCCCCGACATCACCGCTGCACACGCCCAGCCCGGGCGTGCGGCCGCCACCCAATCCTGGGGCGATGTGATCGCCCGCACCTTCAAGACGAAAGGCTAA